One segment of Deinococcota bacterium DNA contains the following:
- a CDS encoding type III-B CRISPR module-associated protein Cmr3: WRTPGGSLPGLPGEIISACVGKPVMIGGWDSEKRKPKELVPHLPAGSVWFVEAEASEVAAAKQRHGGHIGEKTAWGYGQILIGAW, translated from the coding sequence GCTGGAGGACGCCGGGCGGCAGCCTGCCGGGGTTGCCGGGAGAGATTATCTCAGCCTGCGTCGGCAAGCCGGTCATGATTGGCGGTTGGGACAGCGAGAAAAGAAAGCCCAAGGAATTGGTCCCGCACCTGCCCGCGGGCAGCGTGTGGTTTGTGGAGGCAGAAGCGAGTGAAGTGGCCGCCGCCAAGCAACGGCATGGCGGGCACATCGGCGAGAAGACCGCCTGGGGCTACGGGCAAATCCTGATTGGAGCGTGGTGA
- the cmr4 gene encoding type III-B CRISPR module RAMP protein Cmr4, with amino-acid sequence MKHIIVGMLAETFVHPGTGQNVGAIDLPVAREAATSYPFVAGSSLKGALRQAFEDKEGKEAAKAIFGEQDNAGNVLIADARLLLLPVRSLSSAYKWLTCPHLLERLQRDLKRSGDDSEFELPKVEKKTVCSQGSGRLFLEERSFEIADKPSETLVNALKQLIPNGTTAGRLNEQLAILSDDDFAWFARYGLAVQARNQLTDKKTSNNLWYEETLPPDTLMYAVLAERNGKGALQDVRKIGDYLQVGGNETVGQGWFSLRWPEAGE; translated from the coding sequence ATGAAGCACATCATCGTCGGCATGTTGGCGGAAACCTTCGTCCACCCCGGCACGGGGCAAAACGTCGGGGCGATTGACTTGCCGGTGGCTCGAGAAGCCGCCACCAGCTACCCCTTCGTGGCGGGCTCGAGCCTCAAGGGGGCACTACGCCAAGCGTTTGAAGACAAAGAGGGCAAGGAAGCAGCAAAGGCCATCTTCGGCGAGCAGGACAATGCCGGAAACGTCCTCATCGCTGACGCCCGCCTTCTTCTCTTGCCGGTGCGCAGCCTCTCGAGCGCCTACAAGTGGCTGACCTGCCCGCACCTGCTCGAGCGCTTGCAGCGTGACTTGAAGCGGAGCGGTGACGACAGCGAGTTCGAGCTTCCCAAAGTCGAGAAGAAAACGGTGTGCAGCCAAGGGTCGGGGCGACTCTTTCTCGAGGAGCGCAGCTTCGAGATTGCGGACAAGCCGAGTGAAACCCTGGTGAACGCACTCAAGCAGCTCATCCCCAACGGCACCACCGCCGGACGCCTGAACGAGCAACTCGCCATCCTCAGTGACGACGACTTCGCCTGGTTCGCGCGCTACGGGCTGGCGGTGCAGGCACGCAATCAACTCACAGACAAAAAGACCAGCAACAACCTCTGGTACGAGGAGACGCTCCCACCCGACACCCTCATGTACGCGGTCTTGGCCGAGCGCAACGGCAAGGGCGCCCTACAGGACGTGCGGAAAATCGGCGACTACCTGCAAGTCGGCGGCAACGAAACCGTGGGGCAGGGCTGGTTCAGCCTGCGCTGGCCGGAGGCGGGAGAATGA
- the cmr5 gene encoding type III-B CRISPR module-associated protein Cmr5 — MSGQTLAQRRAAHALGKIEGLQSKGGYGNYKSYVKALPANILMSGLGQAVATVRSRKGKRDGYGELYDHMATWLCGNDDDAPYRNYRQADLLRAIVEHDQDRYIHAQAEAMAYLEWLRKFADAFLEGGEEPD, encoded by the coding sequence ATGAGCGGCCAGACCTTAGCCCAGCGCCGCGCCGCGCACGCGCTAGGCAAAATCGAAGGGCTTCAGAGCAAAGGCGGCTACGGCAACTACAAGAGCTACGTAAAGGCGCTTCCCGCCAACATCCTCATGAGCGGCCTGGGCCAAGCGGTGGCTACGGTGCGCTCGCGCAAAGGCAAGAGAGATGGTTACGGGGAGCTTTACGACCACATGGCGACGTGGCTGTGCGGCAATGATGATGACGCTCCCTACCGCAACTACCGTCAAGCCGACCTGCTCAGAGCCATCGTAGAGCACGACCAGGACCGCTATATTCACGCTCAGGCCGAGGCGATGGCCTACCTCGAGTGGCTGCGCAAGTTCGCCGACGCCTTTTTAGAAGGCGGCGAGGAGCCCGACTAG